From the Streptomyces nodosus genome, the window GCAGTACGGCGACGAGGTGATCGGCTTCGAGGACGGTTACCGGGGTCTGCTCGAAGGCAACTACCGCTCGCTCGACCTCGACGGCGTCAGCGGCATCCTGGCCCGCGGCGGCACCATCCTCGGTTCCTCCCGTCTGGAGCGCGACCGGCTGCGCGAGGCCTGTGAGAACGCGTCGGACATGATCCGCGACTTCGGCATCGACGCCCTGATCCCGATCGGCGGCGAGGGCACCCTGACCGCGGCCCGCATGCTCTCGGACGCGGGCCTTCCGGTGGTCGGCGTCCCCAAGACGATCGACAACGACATCTCCTCCACGGACCGCACCTTCGGCTTCGACACGGCGGTGACCGTGGCCACCGAGGCGATGGACCGGCTGAAGACGACGGCCGAGTCCCATCAGCGGGTCATGGTGGTGGAGGTCATGGGCCGCCACGCGGGCTGGATCGCGCTGGAGTCGGGCATGGCGGCCGGCGCCCACGGCATCTGCCTGCCGGAGCGCCCCTTCGACCCCACCGACCTGGTCAAGATGGTCGAGGAGCGCTTCGCCCGCGGCAAGAAGTTCGCGGTGATCTGCGTCGCTGAGGGCGCGCACCCCGCCGAGGGCACCATGGACTACGGCAAGGGCGCGATCGACCAGTACGGCCATGAGCGCTTCCAGGGCATCGGCACCGCACTGGCGTACGAGCTGGAGCGGCGGCTCGGCAAGGAGGCCAAGCCGGTCATCCTCGGGCATGTGCAGCGCGGCGGCACGCCGACCGCCTACGACCGGGTGCTGGCCACGCGCTTCGGCTGGCATGCGATCGAGGCGGCGCACCGCGGCGAGTTCGGCATGATGACGGCGCTGCGCGGCACCGATGTGGTGATGGTGCCGCTGGCGGAGGCGGTCACCGAGCTGAAGACCGTTCCGAAGGACCGGATGGACGAGACGGAGTCGGTGTTCTAGGGGCGTCCCCCCTGTGCCGGTGCCCGGGGACCCGCGAGGCGTCCCTCAGTGTCCCCGCTCCGCGCGCCGGACCCACCGGTACACCAGCTCGGGCCGCCCCACCTGCCCGTACTGCGGGTGCCGCTCGGCCCGGCCCGTCTCCACCAGATGCTCCAGATACCGCCGGGCCGTGATCCGGGAGATCCCCACGGTCTCGGCGACGCCGGCCGCCGTGAGCCCCGTCCCGCGGTCCCGCAACGCCCCGGTCACCCGCTCCAGGGTCGGCGCGCTCAGGCCCTTCGGCAGGGCCGAGGGTGCCGGTGCCCGCAGGGTGGCCAGGGCGCGGTCCACCTCGTCCTGGCCGCTGGCCTCGCCCACCGTCGCGCGGTACTCCGCGTAGCGCACCAGACGGTCCCGCAGGGTCGCGAAGGTGAACGGTTTCAGCACGTACTGGACGACGCCCAGGGAGACACCCTCCCGGACGACCGCGAGATCCCGGGCGGAGGTCACCGCTATGACGTCCGCGTGATGTCCGGCCGCCCGCAGCGAGCGGGCCAGCTTCAGCCCGTGCACATCCGGCAGATGCAGATCCAGGAGCAGCAGATCCACCGGGGTGCGCTCCAGCAGGCGTCGCGCCTCCGCGCCGGTCTGCGCCTTTCCTACGGCCGTGAAGCCCGGGACCCGGCCGACGTACAGGATGTGTGCGGCGGCGGCCACCGGGTCGTCCTCCACGACCAGGACGCGGATGGCCTCGGTCATGCGTCACCTCTCATGCGTCACCTCTCATATGTCACCCCCGGACGGAACGGCTCTCGGCTCCCGGCGAGGTCGGCTCGGCC encodes:
- a CDS encoding response regulator; protein product: MTEAIRVLVVEDDPVAAAAHILYVGRVPGFTAVGKAQTGAEARRLLERTPVDLLLLDLHLPDVHGLKLARSLRAAGHHADVIAVTSARDLAVVREGVSLGVVQYVLKPFTFATLRDRLVRYAEYRATVGEASGQDEVDRALATLRAPAPSALPKGLSAPTLERVTGALRDRGTGLTAAGVAETVGISRITARRYLEHLVETGRAERHPQYGQVGRPELVYRWVRRAERGH
- a CDS encoding ATP-dependent 6-phosphofructokinase, whose translation is MRIGVLTAGGDCPGLNAVIRSVVHRAVAQYGDEVIGFEDGYRGLLEGNYRSLDLDGVSGILARGGTILGSSRLERDRLREACENASDMIRDFGIDALIPIGGEGTLTAARMLSDAGLPVVGVPKTIDNDISSTDRTFGFDTAVTVATEAMDRLKTTAESHQRVMVVEVMGRHAGWIALESGMAAGAHGICLPERPFDPTDLVKMVEERFARGKKFAVICVAEGAHPAEGTMDYGKGAIDQYGHERFQGIGTALAYELERRLGKEAKPVILGHVQRGGTPTAYDRVLATRFGWHAIEAAHRGEFGMMTALRGTDVVMVPLAEAVTELKTVPKDRMDETESVF